The Pseudomonadota bacterium DNA window TTACTTAGCTTAACCATAAAAACTGAACTCTACTCACTAACCACCGGCAACTAAAACCTAAAACAAACTATCCTGCCTCTTATCTGCTACCACCGTTTTTTTAGACTTATTCCCCAATGCCTGAACATCGGCTTGTCCGTCGGCAAATTCTATTTTCAGCTTATCACCGGCATTAACGCCGGTTGCCTGACTAATCACCTTGCCGCCCGAACTATGCACAACGGCAAAGCCACGCTTTAAAACGTTTTTATAACTATAGCTTTCCATTAGCTTTCCGAGGAAATGTATTTTTTGCTCCTTATCCTTCAATATTTTCGGGAAGGCATTTTCAAGACGGATAGCCAGATTATCAAGTTTTTGCGTTTTATCATCAATAAGCTGCGAAAGACTCGGCATTCCCCTTGCCAGTCCTTTTAACTCATTGGCTTTATTTTCCAGCAGCCTGAATATATCCCCTTTTATTCTCCTTGCCATATCATCTATATAAAGCACAAGCTCGGCTTTTACAGGTACAGCCTTTTCAGCGGCAGCCGTAGGGGTCGGGCAACGTAAGTCGGATACATAATCAATAAGCGTAGTATCGGTTTCGTGACCGACAGCAGATATAAGAGGAATATCCGATGCCGCTGCGGCACGCACAACAATCTCTTCATTGAACGCCCACAAATCCTCTAAAGAGCCGCCTCCCCTTGCCACTATCAGCAAGTCCGGTCGGTTATCACCTTTTACAGCGTTAAAACCATATATGGCATTGGCTATCTGCTCGGCTGCTTTTTCCCCCTGCACCAACACAGGCCATACAATTACATGGGTCGGAAACCTGTCCTCTATCCTATGCAGTATATCCCTGATAACCGCTCCTGTAGGCGATGTAACTACTCCTATTATTTTAGGCAGGTAAGGTATAGGCTTTTTTCTATCGGCATCAAACAGACCCTCTGCCGCTAGTTTTTTCTTACGCTTTTCCAGCAACTCCATCAACGCTCCAAGCCCTGCCGGTGTCATTGATTCCACTATCATCTGATATTTGGATTGCCCTGCATATGTAGTTATACGCCCCGTACACACCACCTCTATGCCGTCTTCCGGTTTGAATGTAAAACTGCCCGTACTACCCTTCCAGCATATTCCGGCAAGCACCGCCGATTCATCTTTTAAGTTAAAATAAAGATGCCCCGAAGGTGCGCGTTTAAAGTTAGATAACTCACCCTTTACCCTAACATAAGGAAAAGCCCCTTCCACCGCAAGCTTAATGGTATTAGATATCTCACTGACACTAAATTCAGGCATGTTCGGGTTTTGTTCTAATTGCGACATAACTGGTTGCTATTTTTGTAAATTCGGGGTAGATAATAGTCCGAAAATACGAAGTATTACAACAAAAAAAGGCTTTAGATATGAACATTTTAGTTATCGGCTCAGGCGGACGTGAACACGCATTGATATGGAAATTATCTCAATCTCCACAATGCGAAAAGATTTTTGCAATACCGGGTAACGGTGGTATTTCTAAAATCGCCGAGACTGTTGTAATATCAACTTCAAACCATGATGACGTAATAAAATTCTGCAAAGACAATAATATAGAATTTGTAATGGTCGGCCCCGAAGCACCATTGGTTGAGGGGTTAGTTGACTCATTGGAGGCGGCTAATATACTCACATTTGGTCCTAGCAAAGTTGCCGCACAACTTGAAGGCTCAAAGGACTTTACCAAGAAAGCCTGTGATAACTATAATATCCCGACTGCTGATTACCGGACTTTCACCGATGCAAATTCGGCAAAAGCATATATAAACGAGAAAGGAACGCCAATAGTTATAAAAGCTGACGGTCTTGCCGCAGGCAAAGGCGTAATAATAGCTCAGGATAAAGAAGAGGCATTTACCGCAATAGATGACATGCTGGTAAATAACCGGTTCGGAGATGCAGGAAAATCGGTAGTAGTTGAGGAATTTTTAGAAGGCGAGGAAATTAGCGTATTTGCCATATGTGACGGCAATAAGGCACTATATTTCGGCTCGGCACAAGACCATAAGGCAGTAGGTGAAGGTGATACCGGACCGAACACCGGAGGAATGGGTACATACTCCCCTGCCCCGGTTATGAATGCTGCACTGCAACAAGAGATTATGGAAAAAGCAATTATCCCTACAATTGAGGGAATGAAAAAGGACGGCATGCCGTATAAAGGAGTTTTGTTCGCAGGGTTTATGGTAACCTCAAAAGGTGCAAAGCTACTTGAATTCAATGTAAGGTTCGGAGACCCCGAAACGCAGGTGTTAATGGCAAGGCTTGATGAAGACCTGCTTCCTATCCTGATATCCGCTGCAAAAGGGCAATTGCAGGAAAAACAAATAAAGCTAAAGAACAAAACCGCCTTATGCGTGGTTATGGCGGCTAAGGGATATCCGGATTCATACCAAAAAGGTACGGTTATAAATAACCTTGAATCTTTAGAAAATTCCGAAGATATCGTTGTATTCCATGCAGGAACTAAACTTGACGAGAACGGCAATTTCCTTGCAAACGGCGGTAGGGTTCTTGGTGTAACCGCCCTTGGCACATCGGTAACACAAACTCAGGCAAAAGCATATAATGCCGTTGATAAAATTGACTGGAAAGACGGATTTTGCCGCCGTGATATCGGCTGGAGGGCTATAAAAAGAGAGAGTGCGGCTTAATTTCTGCTTTCTCGTTCTTCGGCTTCCGCCATATCGACGTTATGGCGTATTAAAGTAACTATGTAATCAAGGTTTTCCACCTCACCTCGTTCCTCTGCATGCATCATCA harbors:
- the xseA gene encoding exodeoxyribonuclease VII large subunit, with amino-acid sequence MSQLEQNPNMPEFSVSEISNTIKLAVEGAFPYVRVKGELSNFKRAPSGHLYFNLKDESAVLAGICWKGSTGSFTFKPEDGIEVVCTGRITTYAGQSKYQMIVESMTPAGLGALMELLEKRKKKLAAEGLFDADRKKPIPYLPKIIGVVTSPTGAVIRDILHRIEDRFPTHVIVWPVLVQGEKAAEQIANAIYGFNAVKGDNRPDLLIVARGGGSLEDLWAFNEEIVVRAAAASDIPLISAVGHETDTTLIDYVSDLRCPTPTAAAEKAVPVKAELVLYIDDMARRIKGDIFRLLENKANELKGLARGMPSLSQLIDDKTQKLDNLAIRLENAFPKILKDKEQKIHFLGKLMESYSYKNVLKRGFAVVHSSGGKVISQATGVNAGDKLKIEFADGQADVQALGNKSKKTVVADKRQDSLF
- the purD gene encoding phosphoribosylamine--glycine ligase; its protein translation is MNILVIGSGGREHALIWKLSQSPQCEKIFAIPGNGGISKIAETVVISTSNHDDVIKFCKDNNIEFVMVGPEAPLVEGLVDSLEAANILTFGPSKVAAQLEGSKDFTKKACDNYNIPTADYRTFTDANSAKAYINEKGTPIVIKADGLAAGKGVIIAQDKEEAFTAIDDMLVNNRFGDAGKSVVVEEFLEGEEISVFAICDGNKALYFGSAQDHKAVGEGDTGPNTGGMGTYSPAPVMNAALQQEIMEKAIIPTIEGMKKDGMPYKGVLFAGFMVTSKGAKLLEFNVRFGDPETQVLMARLDEDLLPILISAAKGQLQEKQIKLKNKTALCVVMAAKGYPDSYQKGTVINNLESLENSEDIVVFHAGTKLDENGNFLANGGRVLGVTALGTSVTQTQAKAYNAVDKIDWKDGFCRRDIGWRAIKRESAA